The DNA region TCTAAAGACAATGTCAAGGTCTGGAACAAGTTCTAAAGACAAGCTCAAGGTCTGGAACAAGTTCTAAAGACAAGCTCAAGGTCTGGAACAAGTTCTAAAGACAAGCTCAAGGTCTGGAACAAGTTCTAAAGACAACAAAGGGCTTTCTTGGACCTCAGACGCAATGGGGTATGGAACTGGAAGTCCATAAGGCCCATTTTTCCACGGCACTCTGAGGGGATAGACGGCCATGCGGGTCAAGTGATAGAGGGTCGCAATGATTCATATGCCCCCCCGAGGTCGTAAATACCTTCACTTCAAGTATCGGAATTCTATACATCGTTTCCTGACGTGGAATGAATGTCTGCGCTGAGTGGCTGGCTGTTTACCTCTGCTGGTCTGCTGGGAATGGCTGCTAGCTAGGCTTGTCTGCTGGGAGTGGGGGGTAAGGCTTGCGTCTGCTGGGAATGGCTGCTAGGCTTGTCTGCTGGCAGTGGGGGGTAAGTCTTGCGTCTGCTGGGAATGGCTGCTAGGCTTGTCTGCTGGGAGTGGGGGTAAGGCTTGCGTCTGCTGGGAATGGCTGCTAGGCTTGTCTGCTGGGAGTGGGGGGTAAGGCTTGCGTCTGCTGGGAATGGCTGCTAGGCTTGTCTGCTGGCAGTGGGGGGTAAGGCTTGCGTCTGCTGGGAATGGCTGCTAGGCTTgtctgctgggagtggtggtaacacacacatattacaaacaacagcagcaggagcagcaggaggagcagcagcagcagcagcagcaggagcagcagcaggagcagcagcagcagcagcaggagcagcagcagcagcaagaaacTCGACACAAAACCTAATTACTTCGAGATGCTTAAAATGGCTTTTTCTTTCAATAGTGTAACTTGACTTAACTTTGATATGGTTCCCCACTTTAGTATAGTAAAGTGTTCCATAgcccaggagctggagcttgTCACTATTAAACAACAAATTATTACCTGTGGCCGATTGAAAGACCCGATTTACATCCGATTGAAAGACCAGATTACATCTAAGACCCATTGAAAGACCCGATTTACATCCGATTGAAAGTCCAGATTACATCCAAGACCCATTGAAAGACCCGATTACATCCACGACCCATTGAAAGTCCAGATTACATCCAAGACCCATTGAAAGATCCGATTACATCCACGACCCATTGAAAGTCCAGATTACATCCAAGACCCATTGAAAGACCCGATTACATCCACGACCCATTGAAAGTCCAGATTACATCCACGACCCATTGAAAGTCCAGATTACATCCACGACCCATTGAAAGTCCAGATTACATCCAAGACCCATTGAAAGACCCGATTTACAccggattggaggtttgccgtgttctCTGCTGGTGGAAGCAGGAAAAGTAGCAGGAAAAGTAGCAGCAAAAGTAGCAGCAAAAGTAGCAGCAAAAGTAGCAGCAAAAGTAGCAGGAAAAGTAGCAGGAAAAGTAGCAGGAAAAGTAGCAGCAAAAGTAGCAGGAACAGTAGCAGGAAAAGTAGCAGGAAAAGTAGCAGCAAAAGTAGCAGCAAAAGTAGCAGCAAAAGTAGCAGGAAAAGTAGCAGGAAAAGTAGCAGGAAAAGTAGCAGGAAAAGTAGCAGGAAAAGTAGCAGGAAAAGTAGCAGCAAAAGTAGCAGCAAAAGTAGCAGGAAAAGTAGCAGCAAAAGTAGCAGGAACAGTAGCCACATCAGTAGCAACCCTATACGCAACAGTAGCGCCAACAAAATCACctcagcaacaccaccaggccTAAGAGGGTTGCCAACTGAACCTTAAGAATGCGCTAAGACGGATACAATATGATACAGTAAGATACATGGAAGTTAATACAGTGAAATACAACAATGACCTCGTGGAAATGGGGGctccggaaggggggggggggggggggggttggagtgggggggggtacaCACCCCTCCAagtggggggttgaggggggcagggggggggaatAGTTACAAGCTCAAGTAAAAAAAACTAACTGACGGGAAAGAAGCTAACTTGGACTAGAACCTaacttaagggtaaaaaaaaaacagaaatgacactggaAGTTAACTAAGGCAAAAAAAAGCTCAATAAAAGACGAACTGGAACTTAACTAAGGGGCAAAAAAAAGCTCAATAAAAGACGAACTGGAAATTAACTAAGGCAAAAAAAAGCTCAATAAAAGACGAACTGGAAATTAACTAAGGCAAAAAAAAAGCTCAATAAAAGACGAACTGGAAATTAACTAAGGCAAAAAAAAAGCTCAATAAAAGACGAACTGGAACTTAACTAAGGGGCAAAAAAAAGCTCAATAAAAGACGAACTGGAAATTAACTAAGGCAAAAAAAAGCTCAATAAAAGACGAACTGGAAATTAACTAAGGCAAAAAAAAAGCTCAATAAAAGACGAACTGGAAATTAACTAAGGCAAAAAAAAGCTCAATAAAAGACGAACTGGAACTTAACTAAGGGGCAAAAAAAAGCTCAATAAAAGACGAACTGGAAATTAACTATGGCAAAAAAAAGCTCAATAAAAGACGAACTGGAAATTAACTAAGGCAAAAAAAAGCTCAATAAAAGACGAACTGGAAATTAACTAAGGCAAAAAAAAGCTCAATAAAAGACGAACTGGAAATTAACTAAGGGCAAAAAAAAAGCTCAATAAAAGACGAACTGGAAATTAACTAAGGCAAAAAAAACTCAATAAAAGACGAACTGGAAATTAACTAAGGCAAAAAAAACTCAATAAAAGACGAACTGGAACTTAACTAAGGGGCAAAAAAAAGCTCAATAAAAGACGAACTGGAAATTAACTAAGGCAAAAAAAAGCTCAATAAAAGACGAACTGGAAATTAACTAAGGCAAAAAAAAGCTCAATAAAAGACGAACTGGAAATTAACTAAGGCAAAAAAAAGCTCAATAAAAGACGAACTGGAAATTAACTAAGGCAAAAAAAAGCTCAATAAAAGACGAACTGGAAATTAACTAAGGGCAAAAAAAAGCTCAATAAAAGACGAACTGGAAATTAACTAAGGCAAAAAAAACTCAATAAAAGACGAACTGGAAATTAACTAAGGCAAAAAAAACTCAATAAAAGACGAACTGGAACTTAACTAAGGGGCAAAAAAAAGCTCAATAAAAGACGAACTGGAAATTAACTAAGGCAAAAAAAAGCTCAATAAAAGACGAACTGGAAATTAACTAAGGCAAAAAAAAGCTCAATAAAAGACGAACTGGAAATTAACTAAGGCAAAAAAAAAGCTCAATAAAAGACGAACTGGAAATTAACTAAGGCAAAAAAAAGCTCAATAAAAGACGAACTGGAACTTAACTAAGGGGCAAAAAAAAGCTCAATAAAAGACGAACTGGAAATTAACTAAGGCAAAAAAAAGCTCAATAAAAGACGAACTGGAAATTAACTAAGGCAAAAAAAAGCTCAATAAAAGACGAACTGGAAATTAACTAAGGCAAAAAAAAGCTCAATAAAAGACGAACTGGAAATTAACTAAGGGCAAAAAAAAGCTCAATAAAAGACGAACTGGAAATTAACTAAGGCAAAAAAAACTCAATAAAAGACGAACTGGAAATTAACTAAGGCAAAAAAAACTCAATAAAAGACGAACTGGAACTTAACTAAGGGGCAAAAAAAAGCTCAATAAAAGACGAACTGGAACTTAACTAAGGGGCAAAAAAAAGCTCAATAAAAGACGAACTTACGGATACAaatacaacaaaaacaacaaaaagCAAGAATATTAACTGGGGGACAGACACCTTAAAGGCTTGTGCAAACAATTGCAAACAGAGAGCTTGATGGGCCGAGTCGGAGCAAGAGAAACAAGGAAAACAAGTACACGAAACCCTATCAATATTAtaaagggggggggcagggggggggacaggggggggcagggggggcaggggggggacagggggggcaggggggtgggggcaggAGGGGAGTGCATGTAAATACGGAATTTCGACACGAACAAATGGAGCAAGGAAATGCGATCACCCTAAAAGGCGTGGAAATGTTCCAAAGGTGTGGAAATGTTCCAAAGGCGTGGAAATGTTCCAAAGGCGTGGAAATGTTCCAAAGGCGTGGAAATGTTCCAAAGGCGTGGAAATGTTCCAAAGGCGTGGAAATGTTCCAAAGGCGTGGAAATGTTCCAAAGGCGTGGAAATGTTCCAAAGGCGTGCAAATGTTCCAAAGGCGTGCAAATGTTCCAAAGGTGTGCAAATGTTCCAAAAGCTTTAAACTTTTCCTCACAAAACTCCGAATCAAATCATTATATAGGTgggaattatgaggggaaagcgccaagccattacgactatatagcactgggaagggatcaggataaggatgtgggatgagacagagggaaaggaatggtgcccaaccacttgtggacggtctggggggattgaacgccgacctgcatgaagcaagaccgtcgctctaccgtcc from Procambarus clarkii isolate CNS0578487 chromosome 31, FALCON_Pclarkii_2.0, whole genome shotgun sequence includes:
- the LOC138370300 gene encoding micronuclear linker histone polyprotein-like; this translates as MILPRVKNEERKNEERKNEERKKEERGRGKETEREVSSRSSSRSSSSSSRSSSSSKKLDTKPNYFEMLKMAFSFNSTRFTPDWRFAVFSAGGSRKSSRKSSSKSSSKSSSKSSSKSSRKSSRKSSRKSSSKSSRNSSRKSSRKSSSKSSSKSSSKSSRKSSRKSSRKSSRKSSRKSSRKSSSKSSSKSSRKSSSKSSRNSSHISSNPIRNSSANKITSATPPGLRGLPTEP